One window from the genome of Amycolatopsis sp. NBC_01480 encodes:
- a CDS encoding MDR family MFS transporter has product MTRPARRIRETVSAPAAVAVVYVAVMFLSTMDSTIVNVALPTIGRSFAVPSTAVDSVSIAYLVSLAVFVPASGWLGDRFGGKRTLLTAITVFTIASALCGTASSLGQLVLFRVMQGVGGGLLTSVGMAMLMRAYPPRQRVRVSALITLATGVAPAVGPVLGGLLVTEQSWRAVFSVNVPIGVAALVFGAVFLRRDDQHRPGEFDTAGFLLAAAGLGLVMYGVSVGPRDGWASPGVLASVAAGAVLLVVLVVLELRRNAPLVDVRLLLHRLFGNATAIMAIESVTFLGTLYTISLYFQDGRGMSALESGLSTFPEALGVIAGSQLGSRWLYRRLGPRRHLMAGIAGTSLFIAVLGLLGTGTNLWALRLVLFGMGLAVGQVFVAGQAVAFADISAADSGRASTLFNVGRRLGGALGVAVATTVLVLAGAPDGDHTAASAYHLAFFVAAAFNLLGLLSARALRPGDASNTISVPHKKKKGNHAVLEPSLGDRRLGPEQGA; this is encoded by the coding sequence ATGACCAGACCCGCCCGAAGGATCCGCGAAACCGTCAGCGCGCCCGCCGCGGTGGCCGTGGTCTACGTCGCCGTCATGTTCTTGTCCACTATGGACTCCACGATCGTCAACGTGGCGCTCCCGACCATCGGCCGGAGCTTCGCAGTCCCGTCCACCGCGGTTGACTCGGTGTCCATCGCCTACCTGGTCAGCCTGGCAGTGTTCGTCCCCGCGTCCGGCTGGCTGGGGGATCGGTTCGGTGGCAAGCGCACGCTGCTGACCGCGATCACGGTGTTCACCATCGCCTCCGCATTGTGCGGCACCGCGTCCAGCCTCGGGCAACTCGTTCTGTTCCGGGTGATGCAAGGCGTGGGCGGCGGGCTGCTCACCTCGGTCGGGATGGCCATGCTCATGCGGGCTTACCCGCCGCGGCAACGGGTTCGGGTGTCCGCCCTCATCACGCTGGCGACGGGAGTCGCGCCGGCCGTGGGGCCGGTGCTCGGCGGGTTGCTCGTCACCGAGCAGTCCTGGCGGGCGGTGTTCTCGGTGAACGTGCCGATCGGCGTCGCCGCGCTGGTGTTCGGGGCGGTGTTCCTGCGGCGGGACGATCAGCATCGGCCCGGTGAGTTCGACACCGCCGGGTTCCTGCTCGCCGCGGCCGGGCTCGGGCTGGTGATGTACGGCGTTTCGGTCGGACCTCGCGACGGCTGGGCCTCGCCCGGAGTGCTCGCCTCCGTGGCCGCCGGGGCGGTACTGCTGGTCGTCTTGGTCGTGCTGGAGCTTCGCCGGAACGCGCCGCTCGTGGACGTCCGGCTGCTGCTGCACCGGCTGTTCGGCAACGCCACCGCCATCATGGCGATCGAGTCCGTGACGTTCCTCGGCACGCTCTACACGATCTCACTGTACTTTCAGGACGGTCGCGGGATGTCCGCGCTCGAGTCCGGCCTGAGCACGTTCCCGGAAGCGCTCGGCGTGATCGCGGGCTCCCAGCTCGGCAGCCGCTGGCTGTACCGCCGGCTCGGGCCGCGCCGGCACCTGATGGCCGGGATCGCCGGGACCAGCCTGTTCATCGCGGTGCTCGGACTGCTCGGCACCGGCACGAACCTCTGGGCGCTACGGCTCGTGCTGTTCGGGATGGGACTGGCGGTCGGGCAGGTTTTCGTGGCCGGCCAGGCGGTTGCGTTCGCCGACATCTCGGCCGCCGACTCCGGCCGGGCGTCCACTTTGTTCAACGTCGGCCGACGGCTCGGCGGCGCGCTCGGAGTCGCCGTGGCCACCACCGTGCTCGTGCTGGCCGGTGCGCCGGACGGTGACCACACCGCGGCTTCGGCCTATCACCTGGCCTTTTTCGTGGCCGCCGCGTTCAACCTGCTCGGTCTGCTGTCCGCCCGCGCGCTGCGGCCGGGCGACGCGTCGAACACCATTTCCGTGCCCCATAAGAAAAAGAAAGGCAATCATGCTGTCCTTGAACCAAGCCTCGGAGATCGTCGACTCGGCCCTGAACAAGGCGCGTGA
- a CDS encoding FadR/GntR family transcriptional regulator gives MSQPPARLYRGRVADQIVDDLRAQILSGALPDGARLPSERELAAQYDVSAPTVREAVRVLTAMGLLSTRNGSRTTVTASGDTLLAMSIASVVQFEKATAPDVFGLLGALNAYAVEQAVERASDEDIAGLRAAAEEAAKVADAETSAAALLNFFVTLSAISHNPLLAALCRFITQMQIGLALELSKESAEEWGRVPRSLSKSRMDIVDALERRDGPAAVQLVREYHYKTVKRVQTSPGAKRLRDTDPGLAGLLSTWLGTHVGLGGNTDLRNRP, from the coding sequence ATGTCGCAGCCGCCAGCACGCCTGTACCGTGGCCGGGTCGCCGATCAGATCGTGGACGACCTGCGGGCCCAGATTCTCAGCGGCGCGCTGCCGGACGGCGCGCGGCTGCCGTCGGAGCGGGAGCTGGCGGCGCAGTACGACGTCAGCGCGCCAACTGTCCGCGAAGCCGTCCGGGTACTGACCGCGATGGGCCTGCTCAGCACCCGCAACGGCAGCCGGACCACCGTCACCGCGAGCGGGGACACCCTGCTGGCAATGTCCATCGCGAGTGTCGTCCAGTTCGAGAAGGCGACCGCGCCCGACGTGTTCGGCCTGCTGGGCGCGCTGAACGCCTACGCCGTCGAGCAAGCCGTCGAACGAGCGTCCGATGAGGACATTGCCGGGTTGCGGGCCGCCGCCGAGGAAGCGGCGAAGGTCGCCGACGCGGAGACCTCCGCCGCCGCATTGCTGAACTTCTTCGTGACCCTCTCCGCGATCTCGCACAACCCGCTGCTCGCCGCGCTGTGCCGGTTCATCACCCAGATGCAGATCGGCCTCGCCCTCGAGCTGTCGAAGGAATCCGCCGAGGAATGGGGCCGCGTCCCCCGCTCGCTGAGCAAGTCCCGGATGGACATCGTGGACGCCCTCGAGCGACGCGACGGCCCGGCCGCCGTCCAGCTCGTCCGCGAGTACCACTACAAGACGGTCAAACGAGTCCAGACCTCCCCGGGCGCGAAACGCCTCCGCGACACCGACCCCGGACTCGCCGGCCTGCTGTCCACCTGGCTCGGCACCCACGTGGGCCTGGGCGGCAACACAGACCTGCGCAACCGGCCATAA